The genomic DNA TCCACCAGCAATTCACTGTCCTGGCGCGGCACCAGCGTCTCCGCCGACAGATAAAACGGCAGGCTCCAGAATTCCGTCTCACCGACCAGCCGCGCTACTGGAACCCCTGTTCCCCGCTCGACCGCCAGAGCCATCAGCGCCGTTGCCTGGACTGCTGTGACAGGGCGGTCGGCTGCGGCGATCAGCTCGGATCGGGACAGTTGCAAGTGATGCGCCAGCAGCAGGCGCGCATCAAGCCCGCCATCTTCGTGCCGCTGTCTGGCTTTGAAGCCATGCTCTATCAGCCGCCGCATTTTCTGTCTTGCAACGGCAATCGTGTCGCCGTGCAGGACGGCACCAGGCCGGTCCGGTGTTGGCATCAGCTCTCGTTACCAAGACTGGCCAGAAGCTCAGCCTGATCTTCTGTAATCAGAGCATCGATAATATCATCGAGCGATTCACCCTCAATCACCTTATCGAGCTTGTAAAGCGTCAGATTGATCCTGTGATCAGTCACCCTTCCCTGAGGGAAATTATAGGTGCGGATACGCTCCGACCGGTCACCGGAGCCAACTTGGCCCTTGCGGTTTTCAGCGCGTTCCTCTGCCAGTTTCTGGCGCTCCATGTCATACAGTCGCGCCCGCAGCACTTCCATCCCTCTGGCCCGGTTCTGGTGTTGCGATTTTTCCGCCTGAACCACCACCACACCACTTGGGATGTGGGTTATGCGCACCGCCGAATCGGTTGTATTGACGTGCTGACCACCGGCACCTGAAGCCCGCATCGTATCAATGCGCAAATCCTCACTGCGGATTTCAATGTCAACTTCCTGAGCCTCGGGCAGCACGGCAACGGTGGCAGCGGATGTATGAATGCGGCCTCCGGATTCTGTTTCCGGCACGCGCTGGACCCGGTGAACCCCGGATTCAAACTTCAGTCTGGCAAACACGCCCTTGCCGGAAATCTTGGCGATGATTTCTTTGAATCCGCCGACATCGCCTTCACTGGCTGAAATCAACTCCACCGCCCAGCCATGGTTGGCTGCATAGCGCTCATACATGCGATAAAGGGTTCCGGCAAACAGTGCCGCTTCATCGCCGCCGGTGCCGGCGCGTATTTCCAGCATGGCATTTTTTTGGTCCGCCGCATCCTTGGGCAGCAGCAGCAGGCGCACCTGATGGCTGAGGGCCTCGAGCAATTCGCCAAGCGAGCGCTCTTCCTCCTGGGCCATGGCGCGCATATCCGCGTCCATCTCAGGATCACCCAGCATTTCCTCCAGATCGGCATGTTCGGCTTCTGCCGCTTTCAGCGCCCGGATCTGGGCCACAACCGGATCAAGTTCGGCATATTCCTGCGACAGGGCGACATATTTTTCGGGGTCAGGATTATGCACCATTTCGGCTTCAATCACGCTGAGGCGATTGACCAGCGCATTGAGCTTTTCCTGAGGCAATGTGGCAGCAGACATGAAATCACTTATTCTTGGGCGGTGAACCGGGGGCGGCCGTCAGATCGTTTCACAGATACAATGAATGCTCTAATACGGTACCTGATGGGTTTTCGCAAAGTCTTCCAGCAAACCCCGCAGGCCGGGATTTTCCGGCCCGTCTGTCAGCCATTCCGTGAATTTCAGTTGCAGCGTTTCAACCGGCAATGCCCGCAGCATTTCCTTGACCGGGCCGATCTGCGCAGGGGACATGGAAATCTGCCGGAAACCAATGCCGATCAGACCCATTGCCGCCAATGGCCGCCCGGCCAGATCACCACACAGGGAGATCGATTTGCCGGCTCTTCCGGCGGCATCGCAAGCTTGTTTCAGCGCCCGGAAATAGGGGCAGCCAATTGAATCAAACCGTTCGGCAACACGGCTGTTACCGCGATCACTGGCCGTCATGAATTGCAATAGATCATTCGACCCGACCGACACAAAATCGGCCACATCGAACAGCTCGTCAAGCTGATACAGCAGCGCTGGAACCTCAAGCATGGCACCGAGTTGCAATTTCGGCGGCGGCACATCGTAATGCCGCCTGACATGGTCGATTTCCCGCTCGACAGCAAGCCGGGCTTTTCGCAGTTCGGAGATTTCGGTGATCATCGGAAACATGAGCCGCAACTCATTGTCTCTGGCAGCCAGCAGCAAGGCCCTGATCTGAGCGCGCATCAGCCCTGGCCGGTCAAGCCCCAGCCGAATCGCCCGCCATCCCATTGCCGGATTTTCCTCCACATCCATGCGCAGATATGGCAGCACCTTGTCGCCGCCCACATCAATCGAGCGGAAAGTGACTGGTTTTCCTTTGGCGTGGTCGAGCACCTGCTCATAGAGCGCCTGCTGTTCAGCCATTTTTGGAAATGACGAGGCCACCATGAATTGCAGCTCGGTGCGGAACAGCCCGATTCCCGCTGCCCCGGCCTCTTCCAGATGGTCCATATCGACCAGCAGTCCGGCATTCATCAGCAGGTCGACATGCACGCCATCCTTGCTGATGCTGGGCAGATTGCGGTTTGCCCGAAACCGCTCCATTCGCCGGGCCCGAAAGCGCACCTTCTCGCCATAGGAATGCACGATTTCCGGCGTCGGACGCAGATGTACCTCGCCAGCATCGCCATCGATGATAATGTCATCTCCGGCCTCCGCCAGTGCCACCACATCGATCGCACGGCCAACGCTGGGCAGTCCCAGAGCGCGGGCAACAATGCTGACATGGCTGGTCGGCGCGCTTTCCTCCAGCACCAGGCCACGCAGGTTGGAGCGGTTATAATCCAGCAGTTCCGCAGCCCCCATGGTGCGGGCGATCAGAATGGCATTTTCCGGCAGTTCGGCGGACATGTCGGATTGCGGTCGGCCCATAAGGACGCGCAACAGCCGGTTCGCCAGATCCTCAAAATCATGCAGCCGGTCGAGCATATAGGGCTCGTTGGCCTGCCGCTTCATGCGTGCCCGTGTCTGGTTGTGGACACGCTCAACAGCCGCTTCCGCAGTCAGACCGGACTGTACCGCTTCCTTGATTCGCCTGGCCCAGCCCTGATCATTGGCAAACATCCGATAGGCTTCCAGCACCTCGCGATGCGCGCCTCCGGCCGCCATGTCGCCGCGCGCCAGCATGTCATCCACCGACAGCCGCAGGCTTGCAATGGCTGCATCAAGCCGCCGCAGTTCGGTGGCGATATCTTCCGCAATCAGTTCTGTCACGATCACCCGGGGCTCGTGCAGCACAACCGTGCCAAGCCCGATGCCTTCCGACAGGCTCGTACCGGAAAAATGGCAGGCCTGGCGGATATCAAGATCGCCGCCGGCTCCCGACAGGCCGCCCAATTCAGCAGAGGCCAGCACTTCAGCAATGACCATCGCCGTCGTCTGCAGCGCTTCCACCTCATCTTCCGCGTAGCTGCGCTGTGTCGCATTCTGCACCACAAGCACACCAACCAGGCGCCCTGCCCGTAATATAGGCACGCCCAGAAACGAATGGTACAGATCCTCGCCGGTTTCGGGCCGGTAGGCGAATTGCGGATGATTACGGGCTTCCGGCAAGTTCAGAGGCCGCGCATCGGAGGCGATCAGACCGACAAGCCCCTCGCCAATACGCAGCGTCGTCTGATGCACCGCATCCCGGTTGAGGCCTTCGGTGGCATACAGTTCCAAAGCCCGGTCTGCGCGCAATGCATAGATCGAGCAGACTTCTGCCACCATATTGGAAGCGATCAGGCTTGCGACTTTATCGAGCCGTTCCTGCGCCCCGATGGGTTCCGCCATTGTCGCCCGCAGGCTGCGGAGCAACAAGCGCGGCCCCGCATTTGCTCCGGACATCCACGTCATCCTTTTTCACTCACAACTCATACAGGCCCCGACCGGTTCCGTTGTGATCAGTCCTGCTTTTTGTCGAGGCCGTAAAGACTATGCAAGGACCGTACCGCAAGTTCAGTATAGGCCGCATCGATCAGAATCGAAATCTTGATTTCGGATGTGGTGATAAGCTGAATATTGATGCCTTTTTCCGCCAGAGCATTGAACGCCTGTGCCGCGACGCCTGCGTGCGAGCGCATGCCGATGCCGATCACCGAGACTTTGACGACATCCTCAGAGCCGGACACCAATTCGCAGCTGATTTCCCCGCTTTCGCGCTGATCATCGATGACTTTCCGGGCACGGGCGAAGTCGCCCTGCGGTACGGTGAAGGTGATGTCAGTGGTTTTGCCGTCTTCAGAAATATTCTGGACGATCATGTCGACATTGACATTGCCTTGCGACAGCGGAAGAAAAATTGCAGCCGCCACACCCGGCCGGTCTGCCACGCGTCGCAATGTAATTTTCGCCTCATCTTTGCTGTAGGCAATGCCGGTTACCAATTGCTGTTCCATAAATGCCTCTTCATCACAAATCAGGGTTCCCGGCGGCGTTGCGCCGGGACTGGAATCGATCGCCTCCGGATCATCGAAACTGGACCGCACAACCATCGGCACATTATGCACCATCGCCAGTTCCACCGAACGCACCTGTAGCACTTTTGCTCCCAGAGAAGCCATCTCAAGCATTTCCTCAAAGGCAACCCGCGCCATCCGTCTGGCCCCCGGCACCATGCGCGGATCGGTTGTGTAGACCCCGTCCACATCGGTATAGATATCGCAGCGGTCCGCGTTGATCGCCGCAGCAATGGCAACAGCACTGGTATCCGAGCCGCCACGTCCCAGTGTGGAAATCCGGTTGTCCGGGCCAATCCCCTGAAAACCCGCAATCACCGCCACCTGGTTGATCTCAAGGCGTTCGATCAGACGCGCGCCATCAATACCGGTAATCCGGGCCACGCCGTGGGCGCCATCGGTCAGGATCGGGATCTGCCATCCGAGCCAGGACCGTGCATCAATTTCTAGGTTCTGCAATATGATCGCCAGCAGTCCAGCAGTGACCTGTTCCCCGGCCGCCACGACCGCATCATATTCACGCGCATCATGAAACGCACTGGCTTCACGGCACCAGCCGACCAGTTCATTGGTTGTGCCGGACATGGCGGATACGACGACAGCAACCTGGTGGCCCGCATTGATCTCGCGCTGAACATGGCGCGCCACATTCCTGATACGGTCGAGATCGGCAACTGAGGTACCGCCGAATTTCATCACAAGTCGGGCCATTATTTCAGAACTCTTTGATGCAGTTGTTGCCGGGCGGCAGACCAGTCTTCTTTCGGTCTTTGGGCGCGGCCTTCATAAACGCTGGGTGAACAGGACGCAACCACACAGTAACAGCATTTGACCGCTTATCGTGGCAGTTTTGCTTGACATGCGCGCCCCGCCGACCACGTTTGTCAGTGACAGACAGAAATTGCTGATGAGATGAAGTTGCACATGGTTGACAAGACTGACACCGGCAAAACCACCATCGACGCTGCAGAAGTGGAGCGGTTTTCGAAAATGGCCACGGAATGGTGGGACCCCAGTGGAAAATTCAAGCCGCTGCATAAATTCAATCCGGTCCGCCTTGCCTATATCAAGGATAAGGTATCAAGCCATTTTGGCCGCGATATCAGCGCAATCGATACCTTCAACAATTTGCGCGTTCTCGATATCGGCTGTGGCGGCGGATTATTATGCGAGCCGATGGCGCGTCTGGGCGCGGATGTGGTTGGTGTCGACCCCTCGGCCACCAATATCAATGTCGCCACGCTGCATGCCGGTCAAAGCGGTCTTGCCATCGATTATCGCGCATCCAGCGCCGAAGCGTTGGCGGCGCAAGGCGAGACTTTTGATGTGATTCTCAACATGGAAGTGGTGGAGCACGTCGCCGACGTACCGCTGTTTCTGTCCCAATGCGCTAAAATGCTGCGCCCTGGCGGTTTGATGTTTGTCGCCACCATCAACCGCACCCTGAAAGCCTGGGGCCTGGCCATCATCGGTGCAGAACATGTTCTCAGATGGCTGCCAAAGGGCACGCATCAATACGAAAAACTGGTGCGGCCGGAAGAAATCAAAGCGCCTTTGAGCAGCCAGGGCCTGACCATTCTGGAAACACAGGGCGTGTTCTACAATCTGCTGCACGATCAATGGCAATTGTCTGGCGATACCGATGTCAATTACATGATGCTGGCGGAACGGCCGAGCGCATAGAGCTTTTCATGACTTTCCGGTCACCGGGATCAGAGCGCCATGAATGGCATCACTGTCCGGTGACGCCAAAAACACTATGACCGCTGCCAGCTTGTCAAGCCTGACCCATTTCTCCGGATCTGCCTTCGGCATCGCTTTCCGGTTTTCCGGCGTGTCCAGAACACTGGGCAGAACGGCATTCACATTGATATTGTTTTGCTTCAATTCCGCAGAGGCGCTTTCGGTGGCGCGCATGACGGCGGACTTGGCTGCCACATAAGGCCCCATGCCAGCCCCGCCTTTCAGCGCGGCGGAGGCGCCAACGGCAATAATTTTTCCGGTGCCGCGCTGTTTCATGCCCGGCGTCACCGCAGCCAACGCGGATAGGAATGTCCCCAGATTAAGCTCCTGCATCCTTTGCCAGGCCTGCAGCGGCGCTTCATCCACCCGCTTGCCCATATCAAATCCGCCGGCAAGTGCAATCAGACAATCGACAGCTGCAAACCGGCTTTCCGCCTGCGCGACCGCAGCGGCAACGGCGTCCCGGTCCAGCAGATCCAGTGCCGCCACCATATGCGAGCCGGGCAGCATTTCACTCAATGCCTCAAGCGCCGCGCTGTTTCTGCCCAGCAACACCAGAGAGGCACCGTCTGCGGCCATGCGCCGGGCGGTTTCCTCGCCAAGATTGCCCGAGGCGCCGGTAATCAGTGCAGTCTTGCCAGTAAAATGACCCATCTGTCTGTGATCCTCAATCAATGCGTGTTGCGGTGTGGCGAACTGTGATGCGACGGCCGTAAAAAGCGAAATCGTCCCGACCTGCGAATTTATCCGGTTGGACGGTCAGTGTAACAGCCAGCCATGTCGGATGACACCGCTTTGGTTTGAAAAGCGCTTTTGCCAAGGTCCTGCCGCAACTCATGCAACATAGCTTACCACTTCAAATTCGATCAGGTCGGCATCGCGAAAGTAAAACCGCCGGCCGGGCTCATAATCAGCATGGGAATGGGTCTTGAAGCCCATTGCCAGAACCTTTTCCTCCACCGCACCCAGATCGGCTACCACAATGCCGATATGATTCAGTCCGCCGCGTGTTGAATAACTGTCATCCCTGCCCTGTTTCATTTCACCCAGCGAATAGACCGCAAGATAGGTATCCTCGGAGCCAACATGTACGGTTGTTCCGCCATGGATCGCCTCGCCATGCCAGCGGATTGTCCAGTCGAACAGATCGCACAGCATCTGTGCGGTTTTAAAAGGGTCACTGACAGTAACATTGACATGTTCCAGCGTTGCGATTTCAGGGGCATTCATATTCATCAATCTCTCCAGGTAAATATCATCTGAAGCACTCTAATTCCTCAAGTTCACTTGAGGTCAAGCTTTTTATGTTTTACCCTATAGGTCTGCAACCTTGTTGATTTATAGGGGAATTTTCATATCATGAAACCCACTGATCGGCTTTCAATTGGCCAACTGGCAGATCGCACAGGGCTGTCCGTGTCGGCAATCCGTTATTACGAAACGCAGAATCTGATCGAATCAGAGCGCAATTCAGGCGGGCAAAGGCGCTTTCTGCGTTCCGATATCAGGCGTCTGTCCTTTGTCCAGATCACTCAGCAATTCGGGTTTTCCATCGAGCAGATCAGAACGCTTCTGGACACGCTGCCACATGGGCGGACGCCCAACAAGGCCGACTGGCGGCGGATCAGCCGCAGCATCCGCATGCATCTCGACAGCCGGATCGAAACTCTGGAACGGCTGCGCGACAATCTGGATGGCTGTATCGGCTGCGGCTGCCTGTCGCTGCGCAAATGCGCCCTGTACAATCCCGACGATCAGGCGGGTGCCAATGGTGTCGGCCCAAGATACCTGCTCGGCGAGCGGCCAAAACCCGTGGCAAAATAAGCCGCCTGCCTGGATCGGTTCTTACCTACCCGAATACCGCCCTGATGGGCACATGATCCGACGGCTTCCGCCAGCCCCGTGCCTCGCTCAGAATATCGATCGAAGACAGATGTTTTGCCACTTCGGGATGAGACCAGATGTGATCCAGCCGGCGGCCCCTGTTGGAGGTTTCCCAGTCTTTGGAGCGATAGCTCCACCATGAATAAAGCCGCTCCGGTTCGGGAAAGTGCTGGCGCACCAGATCAACAAAGCCGCCCGAATTGAACACGTCTGCAAGCCGTTCCACTTCAACCGGCGTATGACTGACAACCTTCAAAAGCTGCTTGTGCGACCAGACATCATGCTCGCTGGGCGCAATATTCAGATCCCCCACCACAATGTTCAATTCGTCTTTGAATCGCTCGCCGAAATGACCGGTCATTTCATCGAGAAATTTCAGCTTGTGATCAAATTTCGGATTTTTGACGATGTCCGGTTCATCACCGCCTGCCGGAACATAGAAATTATGCAGCAGCACCGGGTCGGCGATGCCCGGAATAGCATGGCGCGTCGACATGTGGCGCGTATCGCCCATTTCGCAGAATTCCAGCCAGTCCGCGTCTGCCTCAAACGGATACCGGGAAATCGTTGCCACGCCATGGTAACCCTTTTGCCCATGCGCCGCGATGTGGTCATAACCCAGCTTTTTGAAAGCCGCGCTGGGGAACTGATCATTCGGGCATTTGGTTTCCTGAAGGCAGAGAATGTCGGGCTGCCAGAGCTGCAGCAATTGCTGCACAATGGGCATGCGCAGCCGCACCGAATTGATATTCCAGGTGACGATAGAAAAGGCCATAATAACAATCCTGCAGGTAATTTGGGATCAGATGGCCGGATTCGGTAGGGGAAGACAAGCCCTCAATCGAAATTCGGCTTTTTCCGCGCCTGTTTGACCGATCCGCGTCTGGCTTTGTGTTCCAGCCGACGTTTCTTCGATGCCAGCGTCGGACGCGTCGGTTTGCGAAATTTGGGCCGCTGACTGGCTTGTTTCAGCAACTCCAGAAGTCGCGCCCGCGCATCCTCTCGATTCTGCTCCTGGGTGCGGAAGCGCTCCGCCTGAATCAGAATTTCGCCGCTCTTGGTAAGGCGGCTGCCGGCAAGCTGCGCTGCACGGGATTTGATATAGGGGGACAGCGTTTCGCAGTGTGTCAGATCGAACCGCAACAAAACAGCGGTCGAAACTTTATTGACGTTCTGACCGCCCGGACCGGACGAACGGACAAACTGCTCGGTAAAATCAGCTTCGGAAATATAGTTAGAGCCGGAGATCGGATAATGTTCCATCCCCGGCTCATAACACAGGCACAGGTACTGGCAAATCGCAGCCTTTCCAGTGCACCCTGTCGGCCGACAGCAATGCCGATTACATGTGAATCGGCTTGCCAAAGGTTGCCAGCGCGGCCTCGCGGACAGCTTCCGACAAGGTCGGATGCGCATGGCAGATGCGGCCAAGATCTTCAGATGAGCCGCCAAATTCCATCAGTACTGCTGCTTCATGGATCATATCCCCGGCACTGTGGCCGAGAATGTGAACACCCAGAACCCGGTCGGTCGTCTTGTCCGCCAGTATTTTCACAAATCCGTCCGTAGCCAGCATCGCGCGGGCACGGCCATTGGCGCTGAAGGGGAATTTTCCCGCCTTGTAGTCAATCCCGGCAGCTTTCAGTTCCTCTTCAGTCTTGCCGACTGAAGCCACTTCAGGTGCCGTGTAAACCACGCTTGGAATAACGTCGTAATTCACATGGCCAGCCTGACCGGCCAGAATTTCAGCCACGGCCATGCCTTCATCTTCCGCCTTGTGAGCCAGCATCGGCCCGGCAACCACATCGCCAATGGCGTAAATGCCATCAACATTAGTCTTGAAAT from Pararhizobium sp. IMCC3301 includes the following:
- the prfA gene encoding peptide chain release factor 1, whose translation is MSAATLPQEKLNALVNRLSVIEAEMVHNPDPEKYVALSQEYAELDPVVAQIRALKAAEAEHADLEEMLGDPEMDADMRAMAQEEERSLGELLEALSHQVRLLLLPKDAADQKNAMLEIRAGTGGDEAALFAGTLYRMYERYAANHGWAVELISASEGDVGGFKEIIAKISGKGVFARLKFESGVHRVQRVPETESGGRIHTSAATVAVLPEAQEVDIEIRSEDLRIDTMRASGAGGQHVNTTDSAVRITHIPSGVVVVQAEKSQHQNRARGMEVLRARLYDMERQKLAEERAENRKGQVGSGDRSERIRTYNFPQGRVTDHRINLTLYKLDKVIEGESLDDIIDALITEDQAELLASLGNES
- the ptsP gene encoding phosphoenolpyruvate--protein phosphotransferase, with the protein product MSGANAGPRLLLRSLRATMAEPIGAQERLDKVASLIASNMVAEVCSIYALRADRALELYATEGLNRDAVHQTTLRIGEGLVGLIASDARPLNLPEARNHPQFAYRPETGEDLYHSFLGVPILRAGRLVGVLVVQNATQRSYAEDEVEALQTTAMVIAEVLASAELGGLSGAGGDLDIRQACHFSGTSLSEGIGLGTVVLHEPRVIVTELIAEDIATELRRLDAAIASLRLSVDDMLARGDMAAGGAHREVLEAYRMFANDQGWARRIKEAVQSGLTAEAAVERVHNQTRARMKRQANEPYMLDRLHDFEDLANRLLRVLMGRPQSDMSAELPENAILIARTMGAAELLDYNRSNLRGLVLEESAPTSHVSIVARALGLPSVGRAIDVVALAEAGDDIIIDGDAGEVHLRPTPEIVHSYGEKVRFRARRMERFRANRNLPSISKDGVHVDLLMNAGLLVDMDHLEEAGAAGIGLFRTELQFMVASSFPKMAEQQALYEQVLDHAKGKPVTFRSIDVGGDKVLPYLRMDVEENPAMGWRAIRLGLDRPGLMRAQIRALLLAARDNELRLMFPMITEISELRKARLAVEREIDHVRRHYDVPPPKLQLGAMLEVPALLYQLDELFDVADFVSVGSNDLLQFMTASDRGNSRVAERFDSIGCPYFRALKQACDAAGRAGKSISLCGDLAGRPLAAMGLIGIGFRQISMSPAQIGPVKEMLRALPVETLQLKFTEWLTDGPENPGLRGLLEDFAKTHQVPY
- a CDS encoding aspartate kinase codes for the protein MARLVMKFGGTSVADLDRIRNVARHVQREINAGHQVAVVVSAMSGTTNELVGWCREASAFHDAREYDAVVAAGEQVTAGLLAIILQNLEIDARSWLGWQIPILTDGAHGVARITGIDGARLIERLEINQVAVIAGFQGIGPDNRISTLGRGGSDTSAVAIAAAINADRCDIYTDVDGVYTTDPRMVPGARRMARVAFEEMLEMASLGAKVLQVRSVELAMVHNVPMVVRSSFDDPEAIDSSPGATPPGTLICDEEAFMEQQLVTGIAYSKDEAKITLRRVADRPGVAAAIFLPLSQGNVNVDMIVQNISEDGKTTDITFTVPQGDFARARKVIDDQRESGEISCELVSGSEDVVKVSVIGIGMRSHAGVAAQAFNALAEKGINIQLITTSEIKISILIDAAYTELAVRSLHSLYGLDKKQD
- the ubiG gene encoding bifunctional 2-polyprenyl-6-hydroxyphenol methylase/3-demethylubiquinol 3-O-methyltransferase UbiG encodes the protein MVDKTDTGKTTIDAAEVERFSKMATEWWDPSGKFKPLHKFNPVRLAYIKDKVSSHFGRDISAIDTFNNLRVLDIGCGGGLLCEPMARLGADVVGVDPSATNINVATLHAGQSGLAIDYRASSAEALAAQGETFDVILNMEVVEHVADVPLFLSQCAKMLRPGGLMFVATINRTLKAWGLAIIGAEHVLRWLPKGTHQYEKLVRPEEIKAPLSSQGLTILETQGVFYNLLHDQWQLSGDTDVNYMMLAERPSA
- a CDS encoding SDR family NAD(P)-dependent oxidoreductase gives rise to the protein MGHFTGKTALITGASGNLGEETARRMAADGASLVLLGRNSAALEALSEMLPGSHMVAALDLLDRDAVAAAVAQAESRFAAVDCLIALAGGFDMGKRVDEAPLQAWQRMQELNLGTFLSALAAVTPGMKQRGTGKIIAVGASAALKGGAGMGPYVAAKSAVMRATESASAELKQNNINVNAVLPSVLDTPENRKAMPKADPEKWVRLDKLAAVIVFLASPDSDAIHGALIPVTGKS
- a CDS encoding VOC family protein, yielding MNMNAPEIATLEHVNVTVSDPFKTAQMLCDLFDWTIRWHGEAIHGGTTVHVGSEDTYLAVYSLGEMKQGRDDSYSTRGGLNHIGIVVADLGAVEEKVLAMGFKTHSHADYEPGRRFYFRDADLIEFEVVSYVA
- the soxR gene encoding redox-sensitive transcriptional activator SoxR; translated protein: MKPTDRLSIGQLADRTGLSVSAIRYYETQNLIESERNSGGQRRFLRSDIRRLSFVQITQQFGFSIEQIRTLLDTLPHGRTPNKADWRRISRSIRMHLDSRIETLERLRDNLDGCIGCGCLSLRKCALYNPDDQAGANGVGPRYLLGERPKPVAK
- a CDS encoding exodeoxyribonuclease III, producing the protein MAFSIVTWNINSVRLRMPIVQQLLQLWQPDILCLQETKCPNDQFPSAAFKKLGYDHIAAHGQKGYHGVATISRYPFEADADWLEFCEMGDTRHMSTRHAIPGIADPVLLHNFYVPAGGDEPDIVKNPKFDHKLKFLDEMTGHFGERFKDELNIVVGDLNIAPSEHDVWSHKQLLKVVSHTPVEVERLADVFNSGGFVDLVRQHFPEPERLYSWWSYRSKDWETSNRGRRLDHIWSHPEVAKHLSSIDILSEARGWRKPSDHVPIRAVFG
- the arfB gene encoding alternative ribosome rescue aminoacyl-tRNA hydrolase ArfB, with translation MEHYPISGSNYISEADFTEQFVRSSGPGGQNVNKVSTAVLLRFDLTHCETLSPYIKSRAAQLAGSRLTKSGEILIQAERFRTQEQNREDARARLLELLKQASQRPKFRKPTRPTLASKKRRLEHKARRGSVKQARKKPNFD